A single window of Sphaerodactylus townsendi isolate TG3544 linkage group LG03, MPM_Stown_v2.3, whole genome shotgun sequence DNA harbors:
- the LOC125429360 gene encoding urotensin-2 receptor-like produces MEATFSSTVRMAMVTDKGSSLRISPNISYNATGDNASTVSSSSMEDIIATCTIGTILSVMCIIGVTGNIYTLVVMGHYLRYSASMYIYIINLALADLLYLLTIPFVVGTYFLQEWYFGDIGCRILFSLDFLTMHASIFTLMVMSTERYFAVLKPLDTVKRSKSYRKAIAIVIWIVSLLLTLPMLLMIKLVQGNKKICLPTWSKLSSKIYITILFCTSIVGPGVIIGYLYIKLARTYWVSQTTSFKQTKRLPNQKVLYLIFTIVLVFWACFLPFWIWQLISQYCEYFPVSQKTLRNINYLTTCLTYSNSCINPFLYTLLTKNYKEYLRNRQRSFNSSNGYFQRRNRFQRISGRSLSSCSQHYTETVVLSPIPGGNNSV; encoded by the coding sequence ATGGAGGCCACATTCTCATCAACCGTGAGAATGGCCATGGTCACAGACAAAGGCAGCTCACTCAGAATCAGCCCCAACATTTCCTACAATGCTACTGGGGATAATGCCTCAACAGTCAGCTCCAGTTCCATGGAAGACATCATAGCCACATGTACCATTGGGACTATCCTCTCTGTTATGTGCATTATTGGCGTGACTGGCAATATATATACTTTAGTAGTGATGGGCCACTATCTGAGGTACTCAGCTTCTATGTACATCTATATCATCAATCTCGCCCTAGCAGACCTTTTGTACCTTCTCACCATCCCTTTTGTTGTTGGGACATATTTTCTTCAGGAATGGTACTTTGGTGATATTGGATGCCGGATCCTTTTTAGTTTGGATTTCCTAACAAtgcacgcaagcatcttcactttGATGGTAATGAGTACAGAGAGGTACTTTGCAGTGCTGAAGCCTCTGGATACTGTGAAGAGATCTAAGAGTTATCGGAAAGCCATTGCCATTGTAATCTGGATAGTGTCTCTGCTTCTCACACTCCCTATGCTTCTCATGATAAAGCTGGTACAAGGAAACAAGAAAATCTGCCTTCCTACCTGGAGCAAACTGTCCTCCAAGATCTATATCACTATCCTCTTCTGCACCAGCATTGTGGGTCCAGGGGTAATAATCGGGTACCTTTATATTAAACTGGCAAGAACTTACTGGGTGTCCCAAACCACTTCTTTCAAACAGACCAAGCGGCTTCCCAACCAAAAAgtattatatttaatttttactATAGTACTGGTCTTCTGGGCTTGTTTTTTGCCTTTCTGGATATGGCAACTAATTTCTCAGTATTGTGAATACTTCCCAGTTTCTCAGAAGACCTTGAGGAACATCAACTATCTAACCACATGCCTGACTTACAGCAACAGTTGCATCAACCCTTTTCTCTATACCTTGCTGACCAAAAACTACAAAGAGTACTTGAGAAATAGGCAACGTTCATTTAATAGCAGCAATGGATATTTTCAGAGGAGGAACAGGTTTCAGAGAATCTCTGGGAGGTCATTGTCCTCCTGCAGCCAGCACTACACTGAGACAGTTGTGCTTTCTCCTATCCCTGGTGGAAATAACAgtgtctga